From the genome of Bacteroides sp. MSB163, one region includes:
- the porV gene encoding type IX secretion system outer membrane channel protein PorV: MKKYILLLLIAFLSASLLAQDKNQFNPVNTGVNSLGIAPDSRGGGMGDVGAATDPDVNSQYWNPAKYPFTISRAGVAVSYTPWLRKLVNDIDLAYLAGYYRIGDYQAVSGSLRYFSLGEVPVAYQDENSPGYTIKPYEMAVDVAYSRMLSEHFSAAVALRYIYSDLAYREDEEVSASSAFAADIAFYYTNYVILAQRECMLSFGLNASNIGTKISYDSGNTSQFLPTNLRLGASLLFPIDDYNTIGVSFDANKYMVPTRPVRGEDESQEEYEERLDRDYNDISPIKGIFKSFSDAPGGFKEELQEIQWSLGLEYTYHEQFSIRGGYHWEHENKGNRKYFSFGAGFKMSVFSLDAAYLVSTAQSNPLDQTLRFTLGFDLDGIKDLFGRRRR; this comes from the coding sequence ATGAAGAAATATATCTTACTCTTACTCATAGCCTTCTTGTCCGCAAGCCTTCTTGCCCAGGACAAGAATCAGTTTAATCCCGTTAATACCGGTGTTAACTCTTTGGGTATTGCCCCTGACTCCCGTGGCGGTGGTATGGGAGATGTGGGTGCGGCTACAGATCCGGACGTAAACTCTCAATACTGGAATCCGGCTAAGTATCCGTTTACAATCAGCCGTGCCGGAGTAGCGGTTTCCTATACACCTTGGTTGCGTAAGTTGGTGAATGATATTGATCTGGCATATCTGGCAGGCTATTACCGTATCGGAGATTATCAGGCTGTCAGCGGCTCTTTGCGTTATTTCTCTTTGGGTGAAGTGCCCGTAGCATATCAGGATGAGAATTCTCCCGGATATACCATTAAACCTTATGAAATGGCGGTAGATGTGGCGTACTCCCGCATGCTTTCCGAACATTTCTCTGCTGCGGTTGCCTTGCGATACATTTACTCCGACCTGGCGTACAGGGAAGATGAAGAAGTTTCCGCCAGCTCTGCTTTTGCTGCCGATATTGCCTTCTATTATACGAATTACGTCATACTTGCCCAACGGGAGTGTATGCTTTCTTTCGGACTGAATGCTTCCAATATCGGTACGAAGATTTCTTATGATAGTGGAAATACCAGTCAGTTCCTGCCTACCAACTTACGTTTGGGTGCTTCCCTGTTATTCCCGATAGATGATTATAATACAATCGGAGTTAGTTTTGACGCCAATAAATATATGGTTCCTACCCGTCCTGTTCGTGGAGAAGATGAGTCGCAGGAAGAGTATGAAGAACGTTTGGACCGTGATTACAATGATATCTCTCCCATTAAAGGGATCTTCAAGTCTTTCAGTGATGCTCCCGGCGGCTTCAAGGAAGAATTGCAGGAGATACAGTGGTCTTTGGGATTGGAATATACTTATCACGAACAGTTTTCCATTCGTGGCGGTTATCACTGGGAACATGAGAACAAAGGAAACCGCAAGTATTTTTCTTTTGGTGCAGGATTCAAGATGAGCGTATTCTCGCTGGATGCTGCTTATCTGGTATCTACGGCACAAAGTAATCCCCTCGACCAGACGCTTCGTTTTACGTTAGGTTTTGATCTGGATGGGATAAAGGACTTGTTCGGACGTCGCAGAAGATGA
- a CDS encoding DUF4249 family protein, whose protein sequence is MIKSASYISCVLLVLLMSGCEKVFDVDLSGYVSDALVFEGTVTNERPPYFFHLTKPAAITGGDYYNYEGIDDAVIVITDITEGIKDTLQYVKPRFENHVYYDYYNYDKKRKEEASVNGIYRNSAGGVYVTTKLYGIEGHSYSLDIYYAGKHFESDVQKMEPAFVITDLKVTKVDLGEKGETFAPCISFINPPGENYYLLSFFPASYIYFTFSKPSALFGANSRWRYSVLSDEHLQENVVDFAVDDGENAFGYPNGWGYDHSSDSVYVWAQTISKSCYDVFDQMLKQFRTDGGAYTPAPSSITGNISGGVYGCFRVSAASEKGIYVGERN, encoded by the coding sequence ATGATAAAGTCGGCTTCTTATATCTCGTGTGTTCTTTTAGTCTTGCTTATGTCGGGCTGTGAGAAAGTGTTTGATGTGGATTTGTCGGGCTATGTTTCGGATGCACTTGTTTTTGAAGGGACTGTAACTAATGAACGTCCGCCCTATTTCTTTCATCTTACCAAGCCTGCTGCAATTACAGGGGGTGATTATTATAATTATGAAGGAATAGATGATGCGGTAATTGTGATTACAGATATTACGGAGGGTATCAAGGATACGCTTCAATATGTGAAACCTCGTTTTGAAAATCATGTGTATTATGACTATTATAATTATGATAAGAAGCGGAAGGAAGAGGCTAGTGTGAATGGGATATATAGGAATTCTGCTGGTGGGGTGTATGTGACAACTAAGCTATATGGTATTGAAGGTCATTCCTATTCATTGGATATATATTATGCTGGTAAGCATTTTGAATCGGATGTACAGAAAATGGAGCCAGCTTTTGTTATTACTGATCTCAAGGTAACTAAAGTGGATCTTGGTGAAAAGGGGGAGACCTTTGCACCTTGTATTAGTTTCATTAATCCTCCGGGAGAAAATTATTATTTGCTTTCTTTCTTTCCTGCGTCATATATTTATTTTACCTTCTCGAAACCTAGTGCTTTATTTGGCGCGAATTCACGTTGGCGATATTCCGTTTTAAGTGATGAACACTTGCAGGAGAATGTAGTAGACTTTGCCGTAGATGACGGAGAGAATGCTTTTGGTTATCCTAATGGCTGGGGTTATGACCATTCGAGCGATTCTGTATATGTGTGGGCGCAAACCATTTCCAAGAGTTGTTATGATGTTTTTGATCAGATGTTGAAGCAGTTCCGTACGGATGGCGGTGCATATACTCCGGCTCCATCGTCAATAACCGGGAATATAAGTGGTGGCGTATATGGCTGTTTTCGGGTAAGTGCTGCTTCTGAAAAAGGGATATATGTAGGGGAAAGAAATTAA
- a CDS encoding thioredoxin domain-containing protein: MKHVLLVLTVLLCSCSKGNKEVVAEINGHKLYASELSQVTTQETFDLLNMAYEIKSRALDDLIKQKLIEYEAIDRGVLTDEFLNAYIDSIMVDPTKEYMEDLLAKNRVRSVLIRHLADSLFNRAQIKRYIYPPKQPNCVVADLCVQYRGNLDAATHLIVASDFNCKRCAEFEKTLKRIYDKYHDRVKFGFINFADEPNLASLACEAAGKYGKFWEFHDAIFSYDALPDSAYIFDLARALGLDVGAYKQDVLSAETYDKVNHTIDKLMERGLFATPTIIINNRLVYITNSYEELTKLLDKELQNE; this comes from the coding sequence ATGAAACATGTATTATTAGTGCTGACTGTGTTACTCTGCTCTTGTTCTAAAGGTAATAAGGAAGTTGTAGCAGAAATAAACGGGCATAAGCTTTATGCATCCGAATTGTCTCAGGTGACAACCCAAGAGACCTTCGATTTATTGAATATGGCTTATGAAATAAAGTCAAGAGCCTTGGACGACTTAATCAAACAAAAATTGATAGAGTATGAGGCAATTGATCGGGGAGTACTCACTGATGAGTTTCTGAATGCTTATATTGATAGTATTATGGTCGATCCAACAAAGGAATATATGGAGGATTTGTTAGCTAAAAACAGAGTACGGAGTGTTTTAATCCGGCATTTGGCAGATTCACTATTTAATAGAGCACAAATCAAGCGGTATATCTATCCTCCTAAACAGCCCAATTGTGTTGTAGCCGATTTATGCGTTCAATATAGAGGAAATCTTGATGCTGCTACTCATTTGATAGTAGCATCAGATTTCAATTGCAAACGTTGTGCTGAATTTGAGAAAACGTTGAAACGTATTTATGATAAATACCATGACCGGGTGAAATTTGGCTTTATTAATTTTGCCGACGAACCGAATCTTGCGTCATTGGCTTGTGAAGCGGCTGGTAAATATGGTAAATTCTGGGAGTTTCATGATGCCATATTCTCCTATGATGCGTTGCCGGACTCTGCATATATCTTTGACCTTGCCCGGGCTTTAGGATTGGACGTTGGCGCATATAAGCAAGATGTGCTGTCCGCCGAAACTTATGATAAGGTAAACCATACTATTGATAAACTGATGGAACGGGGACTTTTTGCCACTCCTACCATTATAATTAATAATCGCTTGGTTTATATTACGAATTCTTATGAAGAACTGACTAAACTTTTAGATAAAGAACTACAAAACGAATGA
- a CDS encoding retropepsin-like aspartic protease, translating into MKTILLFLLLCISLSTSAQTADERAGTYMNQADWFSLQREFAINKDSLHPFLQEFGQALLDNFFNRPEAACESIGKLLNEQQNNMGFENTASMIYFLSENLSKLGANDQAAETLKSFCDQLEGQVDSAFLADYRTREYQYWALAKYDLYQWNKADNDLILPFRIDSIGTKGSTAITLPGELNGKKRNYTLDTGAGVNVVTPEVAEACGMKMLDVEITAHGIRVGSGHLALAEEVRIGDLVVRNVPFYVLDMKTGEEKADRYMKHLEAIIGLPLLNQLQEIRLDFLTNRLTIPKVLTPAPTFAPNICHTGKNILDLEVVYNQELLRMNFDSGSGVSQLNYDYFKRHKDRIEQIAEKDSMRMAGFGGTTRVCVYKIPGGGCFQIGEYTGCIDSLSVVATPGEDALHFVGDGVAGMDFFRSFNTITINLKDMFVKTTPKKQERNAMIYDSEKLRLKLPEDKLNITDILLGIANVYLDYWNQHR; encoded by the coding sequence ATGAAGACAATATTGCTTTTTTTACTTCTCTGCATAAGCCTCAGCACATCTGCCCAAACAGCCGATGAACGTGCCGGAACTTACATGAATCAGGCAGACTGGTTCAGTCTGCAACGCGAATTCGCTATTAACAAAGACTCCCTACATCCTTTCCTGCAAGAATTCGGTCAGGCACTATTGGATAATTTCTTCAACCGCCCTGAAGCGGCCTGCGAATCCATAGGCAAATTACTGAACGAACAACAAAATAATATGGGATTTGAAAATACAGCTTCCATGATTTACTTCTTATCCGAAAACCTGAGTAAGCTGGGAGCTAACGACCAAGCTGCCGAAACGCTGAAAAGTTTTTGTGACCAACTGGAAGGTCAGGTGGACAGCGCCTTCCTTGCCGACTACCGGACAAGGGAATATCAATACTGGGCACTGGCGAAATACGACCTATACCAATGGAACAAAGCAGATAACGATCTCATCCTCCCCTTCCGCATAGACAGTATAGGAACCAAAGGTTCTACCGCTATTACCCTGCCAGGAGAACTAAACGGAAAGAAACGAAACTATACACTGGATACCGGTGCCGGAGTCAATGTAGTGACACCCGAAGTAGCGGAAGCCTGCGGCATGAAGATGCTGGATGTGGAAATTACGGCACATGGAATACGAGTGGGAAGCGGGCATCTTGCCTTGGCAGAGGAAGTAAGAATAGGTGATCTCGTGGTCCGGAACGTACCTTTCTATGTACTGGATATGAAGACCGGAGAAGAAAAAGCAGACCGCTATATGAAGCATTTGGAAGCTATCATCGGATTGCCTTTACTTAATCAGCTCCAGGAAATCAGACTGGATTTCCTTACGAACCGGCTGACTATTCCCAAAGTCCTGACTCCCGCACCGACGTTTGCACCGAATATCTGCCATACAGGGAAAAATATTCTTGATTTGGAAGTAGTGTATAACCAAGAACTGTTACGTATGAACTTCGACAGTGGTTCCGGCGTCAGCCAACTGAACTACGATTATTTCAAGCGACATAAAGATCGTATTGAACAAATAGCGGAAAAGGATTCCATGAGAATGGCAGGTTTCGGCGGAACGACACGAGTTTGTGTCTACAAGATACCCGGTGGAGGATGCTTCCAGATAGGAGAATATACGGGATGCATTGATAGTTTGAGTGTAGTGGCAACACCCGGAGAAGATGCTCTTCACTTTGTTGGAGACGGAGTAGCAGGAATGGATTTCTTCCGGAGCTTCAACACTATTACGATTAATCTGAAGGATATGTTCGTAAAAACCACTCCGAAAAAACAAGAGAGAAACGCAATGATCTACGATAGCGAAAAGCTACGCTTAAAACTACCGGAAGACAAACTGAATATAACGGATATATTATTGGGGATAGCGAATGTATATCTGGACTACTGGAACCAGCATCGCTAA
- a CDS encoding DUF4249 family protein, whose product MIKSASYISCVLSILLMSGCEKVFDVDLSGYVSDALVFEGTVTNERPPYFFHLTKPAAITGGDYYNYEGIDDAVIVITDITEGIRDTLQYVKPRRENFVYYDYYNYDKKRNETEHINSVSEDAADGVYVTTKLYGIEGHSYLLDIYYAGKHFESDVQKMEPALVITDLKVTKVDLGEKGETFAPCISFINPPGENYYLLSFFPWSYTHSTFSKPNALFGAGSHWRYSVLSDEHLQENVVDFAVDDGENAFGYPNGWGYDHSSDSVYVWAQTISKSCYEVFDQMLKQFRTDGGAYTPTPSSITGNISGGVYGCFRVSAASEKGIYVGERN is encoded by the coding sequence ATGATAAAGTCAGCTTCTTATATCTCATGTGTTCTCTCAATCTTGCTTATGTCGGGCTGTGAGAAAGTGTTTGATGTGGATTTGTCAGGCTATGTTTCAGATGCACTTGTTTTTGAAGGAACTGTAACTAATGAGCGTCCGCCCTATTTCTTTCATCTTACCAAGCCTGCTGCAATTACAGGGGGTGATTATTATAATTATGAAGGAATAGATGATGCGGTAATTGTGATTACAGATATTACGGAGGGTATCAGGGATACGCTTCAATATGTGAAACCTCGTCGTGAAAACTTTGTGTATTATGACTATTATAATTATGATAAGAAGCGGAATGAAACGGAGCATATAAACAGTGTATCTGAAGATGCAGCTGATGGGGTGTATGTGACAACGAAGCTATATGGTATTGAAGGTCATTCCTATTTATTGGATATATATTATGCTGGTAAGCATTTTGAATCGGATGTACAGAAAATGGAACCGGCTCTTGTTATTACTGATCTCAAGGTAACTAAAGTGGATCTTGGTGAAAAGGGAGAGACCTTTGCACCTTGTATTAGTTTCATTAATCCTCCGGGAGAAAATTATTATTTACTTTCCTTCTTTCCATGGTCGTATACTCACTCTACGTTCTCTAAGCCTAATGCCCTATTTGGTGCGGGTTCACATTGGCGATATTCCGTTTTAAGTGATGAACACTTACAGGAGAATGTAGTAGACTTTGCCGTAGATGACGGAGAGAATGCTTTTGGTTATCCTAATGGCTGGGGTTATGACCATTCAAGCGATTCTGTATATGTGTGGGCGCAAACCATTTCCAAGAGTTGTTATGAAGTTTTTGATCAGATGCTGAAGCAGTTCCGTACGGATGGCGGCGCATACACCCCGACTCCGTCGTCAATAACCGGGAATATAAGTGGTGGCGTATATGGCTGTTTTCGGGTAAGTGCTGCTTCTGAAAAAGGGATATATGTAGGGGAAAGAAATTAA
- a CDS encoding DUF3244 domain-containing protein, whose protein sequence is MRAKTLLLFLFLLSFVNGGATVQESGKSIVLKKSTTSDGTLRSAGLFASAYLDLSNELLLLNFENCSDDAFISVTNLSTNDVIYSGLYGASDNIVLNMAGLLQGGENYRLEMTIGKVILYGDFTI, encoded by the coding sequence ATGAGAGCAAAAACTTTATTACTGTTTTTATTTCTATTATCATTTGTAAATGGAGGTGCAACTGTACAAGAGTCTGGAAAGAGTATTGTACTGAAGAAAAGTACTACTTCTGATGGAACATTACGCTCTGCCGGTTTATTTGCTTCCGCCTATTTAGATCTCAGCAATGAATTGCTATTACTTAATTTTGAGAACTGCTCAGATGATGCTTTTATTTCCGTGACTAATCTTTCAACCAATGACGTAATTTATTCAGGACTATATGGAGCTTCGGATAATATTGTACTGAATATGGCAGGACTATTGCAAGGAGGAGAAAATTACCGTTTGGAGATGACTATTGGAAAGGTGATTCTATACGGAGATTTCACTATTTGA
- a CDS encoding tetratricopeptide repeat protein: MKKFLPFFLLTIIPLFYSCRNNSHLANSILLSADSLMQSHPDSSLYLLEQISDPQKMKKGNRALYCLLLTQARYKNYILLQNDSLIRIAIEYYRNSKNQERLAKSYFYLGCVYLEQRKLPAAIDFYLKAVNIMPKEKDSVFLSMIYSHLGDCYSEQDLNKTALSMYKEAYALCIGRDSLRTCYNLKNIANAFLLEQQWDSTYYYYKKALPIALSLNNSAMVSAVYKNMATLYNEQNKFVDADTCISKALVYLSEGEGYTAACSVKGDIMNHLNKKDSAAYYWNIGARSSNIYTKTSSYHSLFQESKRMRDWEKSTLYADSFIIFYDSIQIMNDRAELDELMDNHLVELHKYKLSVKNQQVVVILVVVFLCLVFILVVLYLWRDRIRQKKYVSLQQQLIKNRTEVMLLNEEPDTTAEDKGVELCKLEEERLEICISLFKTTNGYKKLYELENSSPKKRISLVANYRMKIINDIRRTFIDVMTGFKERCTALTNDDLLYCILTLLNTSKDVIWDIMDSTPDAIKMRKSRIKTKMDIELFEQIFGC; encoded by the coding sequence ATGAAGAAGTTCTTGCCTTTTTTCTTATTGACAATAATACCACTATTTTATTCATGCAGGAATAACTCTCATCTTGCTAATTCTATTTTACTGTCAGCTGATTCTTTGATGCAATCGCATCCTGACAGTTCACTTTATCTGCTTGAACAAATATCCGATCCGCAGAAAATGAAGAAAGGAAATCGGGCTTTGTATTGTTTGTTGTTAACGCAGGCGAGGTATAAGAATTATATATTGTTACAGAATGATTCATTAATAAGGATAGCAATAGAATATTATAGAAACAGTAAGAATCAGGAGCGACTTGCGAAGTCTTATTTCTATCTGGGTTGTGTTTATTTGGAACAAAGAAAGCTTCCGGCAGCTATTGATTTTTATTTGAAGGCTGTAAATATAATGCCTAAAGAAAAAGACTCAGTGTTTTTATCTATGATATATAGTCATTTAGGCGATTGCTATAGTGAGCAGGATCTGAATAAGACGGCCTTATCTATGTATAAAGAAGCGTATGCTCTGTGTATAGGACGAGATTCTTTGCGTACATGTTATAATCTGAAGAATATAGCAAATGCTTTTTTATTGGAACAACAATGGGACAGTACGTACTATTATTACAAAAAGGCATTACCCATAGCTCTTTCTTTGAATAATTCGGCTATGGTGTCGGCTGTATATAAAAATATGGCTACTCTTTATAATGAACAAAATAAATTCGTAGATGCTGATACCTGTATATCGAAAGCTTTGGTTTATTTATCCGAAGGTGAGGGCTATACCGCGGCTTGCTCTGTTAAGGGGGATATAATGAATCATCTGAATAAGAAAGATTCTGCTGCCTATTATTGGAATATAGGAGCAAGGTCATCTAATATATACACTAAAACATCATCTTATCATTCTCTCTTTCAAGAGAGTAAAAGAATGAGAGATTGGGAGAAATCTACCTTGTATGCTGATTCCTTTATAATTTTCTATGATTCTATTCAGATAATGAATGACCGTGCAGAGCTTGATGAACTGATGGACAATCATTTGGTTGAATTGCATAAATATAAACTGTCTGTTAAAAATCAGCAGGTAGTTGTAATCCTAGTTGTTGTATTCTTATGTCTGGTATTTATTTTGGTTGTACTATACTTGTGGCGTGATAGGATCCGACAAAAGAAATATGTATCCTTGCAACAGCAATTAATTAAGAACCGTACTGAGGTCATGTTATTAAATGAAGAGCCTGATACTACAGCTGAAGATAAGGGGGTAGAATTATGCAAGTTGGAAGAAGAACGATTAGAGATTTGCATATCTCTGTTCAAAACGACTAACGGTTATAAAAAACTATATGAACTTGAGAACTCATCTCCTAAAAAACGTATTTCGTTAGTTGCTAATTATAGGATGAAGATTATCAATGATATTCGAAGAACCTTTATAGATGTTATGACCGGGTTTAAGGAGCGTTGCACGGCTTTGACTAATGACGATTTATTATATTGTATTTTAACTCTTCTGAATACCTCCAAAGATGTTATTTGGGATATAATGGACTCTACTCCGGATGCGATAAAAATGAGAAAAAGCCGTATTAAGACAAAAATGGATATTGAACTGTTTGAACAAATCTTTGGTTGCTGA
- a CDS encoding TonB-dependent receptor, whose protein sequence is MKVLSVYLFLLCFCLHTAFAQKVIVRGRVTDAKTGETLSDANVLEKNSSTGMATNAYGLYSITLHTGRCVLQCSMLGYTTWSDTLQLSGNAVVDIALQPNDYLLKGVEVLGARKHSGQFMLDAQKIQALPVVGGEPDLIKTLQFLPGVQSGNEGANNISVRGSNQWGNLVLLDEAVVYNPTHVLSFFSVFNNDAIQKVDLYKSYFPLKYGGRSSSVIDVRMREGNSKERKRSASLGLIASKVLLEGPLKKGSYLVSGRFGYPGVTLSLLGGDLASKPQMWFYDVNAKVNTALDDRNRLFFSLYSGGDHTVFNKLIKGYGMDWGNATATVRWNHILNDRTNINTSAVFSNYYYRYKSLADGLQYLWKSDMQSYQLKSDWETHLNNSLSLKTGASVHFFTTMPGSVEKYGDESNVVPSRLPKKTLWDIALYAEGEYKFLSRFQLNAGVRLSVLYAPSSSSYGAKTYVVPEPRAELSYTLNPSNRIAVSYTQAAQSIHMLSNSSVGIPSDMWIPANALLEPSVMRQVALGYEYNFPHREYTLSVEAYIRKMRHVVDYVENANIFQNDRIEKEVESGTADGTGLELYFSKNQGALTGWLSYTLSRARNNINGEKYKPIYDRPHNLKLFLNWNIGSHWSLSSTFSYASGMNLTLPVGKYYFHHSVFYIYSGRNGYRAPAFHQLDFSTTYKWKNRSLSLSIINAYNRENVFSIYAGRNGNFSIAQPLMYKLYLYGIVPSLTYTFKF, encoded by the coding sequence ATGAAAGTCTTATCTGTCTATTTGTTTCTCCTCTGTTTCTGTCTGCACACTGCCTTTGCTCAAAAAGTGATAGTACGAGGACGTGTGACGGATGCGAAAACAGGGGAGACTCTCTCGGATGCCAATGTACTGGAAAAGAATTCGAGTACAGGTATGGCTACAAATGCATACGGACTCTATTCCATTACCCTCCATACGGGGAGGTGTGTACTTCAGTGTTCTATGTTGGGCTATACCACCTGGTCGGATACATTGCAACTATCGGGCAATGCGGTGGTCGATATAGCTTTGCAGCCTAATGACTATTTGCTGAAAGGGGTTGAAGTACTGGGAGCCCGAAAACATAGCGGACAATTTATGTTGGATGCACAGAAGATACAAGCTCTGCCTGTTGTGGGAGGAGAGCCCGATTTGATAAAGACTTTACAATTTTTGCCGGGAGTGCAGAGTGGCAATGAAGGGGCTAACAATATTTCTGTGAGAGGAAGTAATCAATGGGGGAATCTGGTCTTACTGGATGAGGCTGTGGTCTATAATCCTACTCATGTTTTATCTTTTTTCTCTGTATTTAATAATGATGCCATTCAAAAGGTGGACCTGTATAAGTCCTATTTTCCACTGAAATATGGAGGACGGTCTTCATCGGTTATCGATGTCCGTATGCGCGAAGGCAATAGTAAAGAGCGCAAGCGGAGTGCAAGTCTGGGATTGATTGCCTCTAAAGTATTGCTGGAAGGTCCTTTGAAGAAAGGCTCTTATCTGGTTTCCGGCAGATTCGGTTATCCGGGAGTCACACTCAGTTTATTAGGTGGTGATCTGGCCTCTAAGCCACAGATGTGGTTTTATGATGTCAATGCTAAGGTGAATACGGCATTGGATGACCGTAACCGTCTTTTCTTTTCGTTGTATAGCGGAGGCGACCATACTGTTTTCAATAAATTGATCAAGGGATATGGTATGGACTGGGGAAATGCCACTGCTACAGTGAGATGGAACCATATTCTGAATGATAGAACTAATATAAATACAAGTGCTGTTTTCAGTAATTATTATTATAGGTATAAATCTTTGGCAGACGGATTACAATATCTTTGGAAATCGGATATGCAGTCTTATCAGTTGAAGTCTGACTGGGAAACACACTTGAATAACTCCTTGAGCCTGAAGACGGGAGCAAGCGTACACTTCTTTACCACTATGCCCGGTTCGGTAGAAAAGTATGGCGATGAATCGAATGTGGTACCTTCCCGTTTGCCCAAAAAGACCTTGTGGGATATAGCTCTCTATGCAGAGGGTGAATATAAGTTCCTTTCCCGTTTCCAGCTGAATGCCGGAGTCCGTTTATCCGTTTTGTATGCTCCGTCCTCTTCTTCGTATGGGGCAAAAACGTATGTTGTTCCCGAACCGCGGGCAGAGTTATCCTATACTCTTAATCCTTCCAATCGTATAGCTGTCTCTTATACACAGGCGGCGCAAAGCATACATATGCTCTCAAATTCCTCAGTAGGAATACCTTCGGATATGTGGATACCTGCCAATGCGTTATTGGAGCCATCTGTTATGCGGCAAGTGGCACTTGGCTATGAATATAACTTTCCGCACAGAGAGTATACTTTGTCAGTAGAAGCTTACATCCGGAAAATGCGCCATGTGGTGGACTATGTGGAAAATGCCAATATATTCCAGAATGACCGGATTGAAAAGGAAGTAGAGAGCGGCACTGCTGATGGGACTGGACTGGAGTTGTACTTTTCAAAGAATCAGGGAGCCCTGACCGGATGGCTTAGTTATACACTTTCGCGTGCAAGAAATAATATCAATGGCGAGAAATATAAACCGATATATGACCGTCCGCATAATTTAAAACTGTTTCTGAACTGGAACATCGGTTCTCATTGGTCGCTGTCATCTACTTTTTCTTATGCTTCGGGAATGAATCTGACGTTGCCGGTAGGAAAATATTATTTCCATCACTCTGTATTCTATATCTATTCCGGTAGAAACGGGTATCGTGCTCCGGCATTTCACCAATTGGATTTCTCCACAACATATAAGTGGAAGAATCGGAGTCTTTCCCTTTCAATCATTAATGCATATAACAGGGAAAATGTTTTTTCCATTTATGCGGGGCGTAATGGAAACTTTTCCATTGCACAGCCTCTTATGTATAAATTATATCTTTACGGCATTGTGCCTTCTTTAACTTATACATTTAAATTCTGA